The genomic DNA TTGGATTACTACAAGTCCGGGGAGCTTCATATACCACATAATGTATGTTATCGTTTGGTAGAATCGGAACTTTCATACTGGCAAATTGAATATTCCGAAATGACTGACTGTTGCAAAAAAATGGTTGAGGAGGATTTTGATGAATATGCGTCCGAAGAAAGTCTTCAACAAGAACTTAAAGTACAGCCAAAAATCTACAGTTCACAGAGCAAACATGTCCCCGATTACATTTCGAATTGGCGAATCCGTACATGGGAATTTTTAGATGATCAGTGCTCATCTACTAAGGCAACTAAGGTTTGTTTCGGATACAGGGTATACATTTCATTTTGAGGATTAATCCCTAATCCCTAACGCGAGGGCCGCTGACTACCtaaataatctatttatttttcatattactGACTATTGACTTCGgagtatatattttttcgacATGTAACGGCCTATTCTGTGGCAGGACATCCTGCTACAGGTCAAGTAAGAGCAAGTTACAGAAGTATAATTTATGTCACAATCAGTAAAATTTGGAACATACCCCTCCcttttttgaagttaaatggttgttCCCCAACTATTTGATGTTTGTAATACACAGGGGGGGGACTGGTAAATTATCACTCAAAATGAACCCTTAGTAACATTGCTCTTATCTGACCGGACACGActgaatataaattaattttttacctaatttgaCAGGTTTTTTTCGcaaagatttattaaaaaattagaCAAAATGCTCCACTTGTATTTAGTTTGAAGACGAATCATTGTTTACTTTATAGTTCTacaaatctaaatattttttaaaaatctatacaGAATCACAGAAAAATTGGTTTGAACCGACATAAGATTCTGTAATGAGCAGTATCTAATTGCATCCATGCCTACTTTCACATCCTTAAAAATTGAATCAGTGATGTTAGTTTTCATatatgaatggttttacactacgTCATGCATCTTGGTGacctttatagcttgatgttcgttcaaggctccgtgttgccGTCTTTTGTCCTATACTgaattactttttacaaattgtgactttgatggagagatGTTTATGgcacttacaccacatcttcttgtatctATTTATTTCGTATCCCCACATTTTAAGAACAATCTAACAATACTTGccatatattttatatggaaTGGCTGACTCGGACTTTTTTAGTtgaaacattcatttttttaaagttgtctTTCTGTGGACCGATGTTTCTGTATATTTTACTTATGTTACTCAGTACACTATCtgttaatataaattatcaTTTGACCGTTTTGTGTgcgtttaaatatatttactttaGGTACATGTATGTAGAAAGATATGCACGATgccaaatgataaaacaaaaaaatgcctTAGACTCTTAGATAACCTAAATGCGCTGCATCTCTTGCAAAATCGGACTTTAAATAGTATATtgcatgttattttttaaaaggtatatatatatatatatgattgtttTGATAGAGATTAATGGCCATACAAGGCAAAATACAGATTATCAAAGCGAATGCGTATACGTTTCTAATTCATATATTTAcgcttttatgttttaaaatcctaaaacaaaataaaactgacaatcatgaaatatgtgccactggaTGTTGATCAAATAATAAGCAGTCCATtaagatcaaataaaaaatatgatataaatatacaatattagtAAAGTTgaggaaaatataaatatacaatattcgTACAGTTTAGGaaaatatagaatatatttgaCGAGCATCAGAAACAAAGACACTATCCTACAATTTTACCGTTTTAATTGCGCCCTTTCTTGCCATGTGAGTGTTTATCTCAGAATGTTTTACTTAGTCTCATTCCCTGACTTACGATTACATGTTTGGCTAGGCAGTACACCTGCAGTTCCAATGGAGGAGTTTCCAGGGTTGGAAATCCCCCTTTTGCTTGACAACTTATGCTTTTATATGGGGACATAGATGTTATGGTTGGAAcatatacttttgaaaatggCTTGATCTGCGTCTAGGTAAAATGGTTAAAGTTTTGCTAGctcattttatgtttgtaattttgaaaacattcaTGGGACAGAAGTCCGCCAATACAAATGTGTAAACGTTTGTAATTAGTTACATATATCATTGAATGCAAAGACGAATTTTATTGCGAATATTTCGTTCATAATGTCAATTTGTTGTATCGgtccctttatagctgactatgcggtatgggctttgatcattgtcgGAGTCCGTTTGGTGACCTTATAGCtgtttatgtctgtgtcatttggtctcttgtgggggagagtcgtctcattggcaatcataccacatctcagcACAAAACAGTATGTTGCAACATGTAACGATATTTAATATTACCTTAATACATCCTGTTGGAAAGATGCGTGGTTCCGTCTTCAGGTGAATCCTCCTTCCTCGGCTGTTTCGGCGCTGTCCACTACAACCTCCAGAGGTGCGCCGACTGGGGTGATCAAGTCCCAGCCCGAAACCACGTCTTGGCTATCCATCCCTGCCTCTACACTTTACTGCTTCCACTGTTCTGACCTTTTCCTCCATAACCACATCGATGCTGTCTCTGCCTCTTTACACAAGTTCCCTATCAGTTTACTTCTTTCCCCTCCAACAATACCAAGTGCTCTCAATGCTCGCCACATAGACTGTCCCACAAACCCTCTGCTTCCCACTTCCACTGGAAATAACCAAACCCGCCATCCATTGTCTCTACATTCTGCAAGTAGATCTTGGTACTTCAGTCTCTTTCTCTCGTAGGCATCTTCTATTCTTTCTTCCCATGGTACAGTTAGTTCCAGCAGGATTGCCTGTTTTGTTGAGGCGGACCAAATGACGATGTCAGGTCTCTGGTTTGTTACTGCAATCTGTGGAGGGAATTGTAACTTCTGTTTAAGATCTACCAACATTTGCCAATCAGTTGCTGTTACCAATAAACCACTTCCTTCCACCTTCTTTTTCTGACCTTTCTCTCCTTccttaacaaaattgacaaaagtaAGTCCTTCCTTGTTTTTCCTTGGCTTCCTGATGTTTCTCTCTAGGGTGTCTGCTAGTGTCCCTAATACCTTGTCGTGTCGCCATGTATACCTCCCGTCTTTCAAAGCACTCGAGCATGATGATAAGATGTGCTCCAAGTTTGCTGGCTTACCACAAAGAACACACTTTGGGTCATCTATCAATCCCCATGTTGCTAGATTTGTTGGGCTTGGCAATACATCATATACTGACTTCAGCTTAAATTGCAACCTATGTGGCTCCATCTTCCAGATCTCATTCCATCCTAACTTCTGCTGTCTTGCTCCCTCCCAGTTTAACCAGCTTCCCTGTTTCTTCATGCTCACTGCCTTTACCATTCTACTTTCTTCTTCCATCGATCGTACCTCTTTCTGTACCAGATGTCTTTTTTCTTCCACTGTTGCTGTTCTCCATTTTGCTGTAGGTGTAACATCCAGCCCTTGTCTTCCAACTGCAACTCTGCCCACTATCTCACTGTGTTTTAATCGTGATTCAGCATCTTCTATCGTCTTCTTTGTTGACCACTTCCTTCCAGTTCTTATTTCTACTTTTGCTGATCGTACTTTCTCATCCCTGCTGTTTTTTAACGTCAGATGTTGTCTAACCTTGGTCACCTTGAATTCCTCAGTGATTGACTTGAGTGGTAGCTGTAACTTGGTTCCTAAACTGTATAGGCCCACACTGCTGAAACTGCGTGGTACTCCAAGCCATCTACGTAAGTAACTGTTTGATATTCTTTCCATTCCCTCTACCGTTGTCATTGGTACATCATACACAAGAAGTGGCCACAGCAGCCGAGGCAATATCCCATGCTGGTAAATCCATGCCTTGTACTTTCCTGGTAGTCCACTCTTATCTACTGCCTTTAACCAGTCGTCCAACTGCTTATATGTATCTTCCACATTCAACTTATCTGACAAGGTGTTGTTGAACCATTTTCCGAGACACTTAACTGGCTTCTCTGAGACTGTTGGTATTATTTCGTCTCCTATTTTAAACCTTTCCTCCTTGACTTTACCATTCTTCACTACCAAACTTCTGGATTTGCTAGGCTTCACTTTCATTCTTGCCCAGGTGATCATCTTATCAAGCTCTTGTAGTGTCCACCTGGCTTCGATAACTGTCTTTGTGCTTATTGTCATATCATCCATGAATGCTCTTCCTGGTGGTTGCCGTACTCCTGACTTCATCCATGGACCTCTGCTCTTCTTCTCTACTGACTTCACAATCATATTCATTGCTGCGGAGAAAAGGATGACAGATATCGTGCATCCTGTCACTATTCCCACTTCTAAACGTTGCCATGATGTTGTAAAATCCCCAACGGTAAATCTCAGCTGCAGATGGTTGAAGTACTCTCTTATCAGCTCTCTTACACCGTCAGGTACATGGTATCTCTCCAGCATCAACTCAACTAACTTGTGTGGTACTGTCCCATATGCATTCGCTAAATCCAGCCAGACAACTGCGAGCTCTCCCTTTGAATCTTTCGCTTCTCGGATTATCTGTGATAATACGCTTGTATGTTCAATGCAGCCTGATACACCTGGTACCCCTCCTTTCTGTACTGCAATGTCAATGTACTCGTTGCTCAGCATGTAGTTTGTCATCCTTTTAGCAagaatagcaagaaatatctttcCTTCTACATTTAACAGTGAGATGGTTCTAAACTGTTTTAATGTCTCCGACTTCTCTTCCTTTGGTATAAAGCACCCTTCTGCCTTGTGCCAACTCTCTGCTAGTCGACCTCTTCTCCAGATGACTCTTATTAACTTCCATAGACGTCTTGTAATTCTCTGACAGTTCTTGTATACCTTATATGGTACTCCATTTGGACCTGGTGCCGATGCTGCCCTTCCTTTCTTGATAACATCTACTACCTCTTTCAACTTTGGTGGTGATTCATCAAAAACCTGCTCTGGATCTTCCGGGCGTATAAGTTGTTCTATATCTGGGAGTTCATCTTCCCTTTTTGAATCACTGTGCATTTCTCTTAAATATTCTTCTACTTCCTCTTTACTAGCTTTTAGTTGTCCTGATCCTTTCTTCCCCAACAATCTTGATGTAAATTGGAAAGGATCTGATGTAAATTGGGCTCTTGCTTTCTCTCTCTTTTTCCTCCTTTTCCTAGTTCTCTCTGCTCTCCTTGTGATCTTGAGTTTCTTCCTGATGGTGTCTCTCAGCTCAGATAATGCTGGTTTTTCATCCTCTGATGCCTGATTATATCTTTTCTTAAGTTGCCTTAGGTCTTTCCTCATCTTTGCTATTTTGGATTCTCTTCTGTTCTTTTGACCCTCTCGCCTCACCACCTCTTTCTCATCTGCACCAAATCTGTCCATACCTATGTTGTAAATAAATGATGTCATTGATTCTATCTTCCTGTCTATGTTACCTGCCAATGTTGTGTTCAAAATTGCATCCACATCCTCATCAAACTGTTGCCATTcacttttacttttattgttgGGCCATTTTACTTTCTTTCTTCTTATGTTCTCACTTGTGTCTGGTTTTCTTTTTGGCTCTTGTGGCTGTCTGTTGTTGTCTAAGCCCTCCTTTTCCTGTTGATTCCCCTCTACCATGCTGTCCTCCTCATTGTACAACACATGGAGGCTGTGGTCGCTGTGGTTTGTATCCTGAACCACCTCCTCCTCCGTCTCACCAGGTTGCCCTGTGCGTTGTGTTATGCTCTGATTTGGCTTGCATTTCATCTTTCCCATATGTATCTTCAGACCTCGTTGGTTCTTGCAAACTTTCCCACAGATGCATACATTTCCGTTGTTCAAATTCGTAGTCGTTGTTCGTTCCTGTGTTGTTTCCGGTGTTACCAATCCTGTAGGTTGCTCATCCTCCCCCGCTCTCGCACAACCTTGGGGGTGTCTTATTATATATTGTTCCATAGCTAGATGTAAGTGGGTTCTTCCTCACAGAAGATGTGCTTCGGCCTGCCAAGCCTCTGCACCCCTTGATCCCAGTCTCTCCTGAAAGTCTCCTGTCTCTCCAGGTTGTCACTGTTCTGTTCTCAGTTGTCATCCAGACTTTCCTGGCTGTCACTGGTTTCCCAGGTTAAATTACCTTAATACATCCTGTTGGAAAGATGCGTGGTTCCGTCTTCAGGTGAATCCTCCTTCCTCGGCTGTTTCGGCGCTGTCCACTACAACCTCCAGAGGTGCGCCGACTGGGGTGATCAAGTCCCAGCCCGAAACCACGTCTTGGCTATCCATCCCTGCCTCTACACTTTACTGCTTCCACTGTTCTGACCTTTTCCTCCATAACCACATCGATGCTGTCTCTGCCTCTTTACACAAGTTCCCTATCAGTTTACTTCTTTCCCCTCCAACAATACCAAGTGCTCTCAATGCTCGCCACATAGACTGTCCCACAAACCCTCTGCTTCCCACTTCCACTGGAAATAACCAAACCCGCCATCCATTGTCTCTACATTCTGCAAGTAGATCTTGGTACTTCAGTCTCTTTCTCTCGTAGGCATCTTCTATTCTTTCTTCCCATGGTATTATACTTCAAATACTTTCAACGCGGTTTGTGTTTGTACCAGCCGACAAAGCAGCCAATAACGTGGTAGTATGCCGTAACAATACACGGACGTACTTgtaaatgaactaaaaattcACCTACATTCAAGTCCGTGTTCTCCACAGAGAGTCATATACTAATAGTTAACAGACATATATAATATCCCCATCACAACTCAAGGTCTCATCTGAATAGTTGGAGTTCTCTACTATGTTTTGGTTACTTAAACTACACAAAACAATTAGTTTGACCAGATTATGCACTGCATTGATTGATATTGAGTATATTCTTATAGttataattatcattattatttcagaTTTGGCATGCAGTGTACATGATCTTGGTGATGATTTCCATATTATCATTCTTTTGTGCCACTCTGTCAGAATGTCGTGTCTCACTCGATGAGTCTATATACAGGTTTGGAAGCACCACAAATACAACACAGGAAATTACAAGTGACGAAATACCTAAAATCAAAAAATTGTTGAATACGGTTCCACATCCGGTGTTACAGATTATTGAATTAGCTTGTCTGATTTTCTTTACAGTGGAATTTGTGTTCCGGTTTGTGGTATGTCCATGGAAATTAAGACTCTTAAAGAACGTTACAACGCTGATAGATATGCTGTATATTTTGCCTGCATGGATGGTTTTGTTCGTAGAAGTTACACATGGAACGTTTTGGCATACGAAAAATGGCGTCACACTGTTTATAGTTATAGAGGCGATAGAAATTTTTCGAGTGTTAAGAATATTCCGTTTCATCAAACATCATCAAGGACTGCGAATACTTTATCTTGCAATTAAGAGTAGCATGCCAGAACTTTCGCTTCTTCtagtatttgttgtttttaacaCTACTATCTTCGCTAGCTTTATATATTGCGCTGAAGCTTTTACCCctgataattttgataatgctTTTCATGGTATGTGGTGGGCTTTGATAACCATGACAACTGTAGGGTACGGAGATATGTACCCCAAATCGTGGCTTGGTTACATTGTAGGCAGTTTTTGTGCTGTATTGGGGATAATTATGATACAAATGCCTGTACCGATTATTGTTAGCAACTTTCATGCTTACTATCGCTTGAGATTTTCCAATGATATTAGCGAAAAGAAAGAGGATTCGTCAAATGTAGAACTACCGCAGCCAGTACTACCGTTTGAAGACGTATACAACAGTCAAACTAGTATTCCAGGTACTTCGGTGAAAAGTTCTGAAGTTTCAGCAAGCCCTCCAGAAAGCAGATCTAGTTCGCCAGAACCTCCTCCACGCAATCGAATGTGGTTGCCGCCAATAAACAAAGTGAGTGTAGTTATTGATTCCAAACACACACTGGAAACAGAAATTGAGGAatgtttataatatgtattattgttatttgttacATTGAAATGAGTTTTATAATATTGTCAGTACATGCATACATTGGGATGCTATAGCAAgattaatgcaaaatatatgtAATTTCTTTACAGCCGATTTCATTGAGTAGTATGTATGTagccaaaggtaatatctttggttagcttgcttgttagcttaaccgtgaagtcattatttgATCAGGTATAGTACCGtcctttcgaagtagcctaGTCCAACAGACAGATGGATTGGTTTTCTGCTAGAATGgtctactcttaaaggaggACAGTTTACCTGACATAACAATGACTTCGCGGTTCActtaacaagcaagctaaccaaagatattaccttcggcttcacactcaatgaaatcgaCTGTAACACATTTTTAGTGGTTCTTTTAAGATTTTGTTTGACTGCAGCAATGCTGTGGTAAATTTAAAATGATGTGTGTTTGTGTGGTATGTTCATTTacacaaacaattaaaataatgttattgCTTTACTGAACTTAAGTATATTATGAGGtaaatttgtattatatatataagtgaaccaaaaaaatatgtgtttttacatgcctctaacaaaaaacaaaacaaatcgaCAACGCAGAGAAATAATGAATCTTTGATTAATACACATATCAGTATATTTGTTTCCATCTCTTGGTATCTTTcactgtacggtcttcaacaatgagcaataacCAATACCGTATAATAAGCGACAAAAGTAACTGACACGAAGTTGTtgtataacaaattaaaaaaagaaaactaacggccaatCTGATTAAAAGTCTCATCTATCGTTATCTTTTAAATGTCCCAATTGTAACTTTCGCCTTTTCTTCAACCTGCTTATTCGTAAATGCTGAGCATATAACGAATTTAGaaaacaagttacaaaaatgaatatgaatGGCAGTTTTAAGATCCTCAACTGAATTGTGTTTTACTTCGAACAGAGTGAGACACAAGAATGTGGAGGGGAAGTAATACATGTTTGCCCTTGCTGTGAGATTAGTGGTAtagaataaaatcaaactttaaaagGCGTGACTTATCTTCAGATCAACACAAATACCGATCAAAGAGTACTCCATATACTTACAGCTTGTCCAAAGTAAAATTAAGAACACATACATCATGGATTCCAAACTTAAAATataatcagtacacatccaatgGGTTTAGTATAAACAATTTCGTAAAAAGccctttatcaaatggcaaaatgaaaaggataaacatcaaacgaatggaaaacaactgtcatattcatgccttggtacaggtatttccttattaagaaaatggtggattgaatctagttttatagctagcgaaacctctcacttgtattgACAGTCGCATACAAATCCATTATAATGACAATTATGTGTGAAAAAAACCcgaacagacataaaaggtaaaaatgtcgAAAATAGGTGTACAGCAGTTGACATTGTGTTAATTATAATCTGAATCACTTTGGATGAAAAAAAAGGCATATGAAAGcacataaaaattaaagacaataatacaatTGTTTTCCATGATAATGTGTACAATGacgatattttaaaaaaaatggacaaaagtaaactttgcaataaataaatttaaaaaatgagaaaaaagacaaataaatgaTCACGACAAACAAATTGATGCAATAAGACCGAGTTCATCAACGCTAGATCAGAAATTGACATTAAAATCACATCGAGATCAACTGTTTACTTCTGCAACGACTACGTACAGTTATTActacaaaaaaacaatcaatagtTATAAGTTCAAATTTATATTGCGCacaaaaatgaaagtatttctttataaagattaatttcaataaatgtatgatattttgcTGCATCAAAGTCTGTTTCCAAATTATTCAGTACTATACATCTGAAGCAAGGTATTTTCCATTGTCGAAATTAGTACTGTTTCACTACAATGCAGAGTCTAGGGCTAgcacttttcaaatttcatttatttgcaCAAACATTATGGTGTGTGTACACTTTGTTTTGGACCAATAAGAATCGTTTGTCGTTTGAAGTACTGTTCATGCTTTTAATCGATTGTATGCCAAACGCCGAACTCATGCTTCGGCTGTTTTGTCTTGTTTTGAAATAGCATTTTACAAATGTAACAGGGTTAAACAATGTCCAACTAGCagcatatatacaaattttcagAGTAAAGTCGTCTCCGCACGAACACAATTAGATTTAGGTGAGTGAGAGTGTCAGAACGAGAAAATCTGACATTAACCGAACCATAGGCTCTTCACTTGTCATACATGCCATTAAATGAACCAAAGGCTCTTCTCCTGCCGTACATGACATATACCGAATTATAGGCTCTTCTCTCGCCGAACATGACATCTACCGAATCATAGACTCTTCTCTTGCCGTACGTGACATATACGAAACCATAGGCTTATCTCTTGCCGTACATGACATTAACCGAACAATAATCTCTTCAATTGCCGTCCATGACATTTACCGAACCATAGGTTCTTCTTTTGCCGTACATGGCATTAACCGAACCAAAGGCATTTATCTTGCCGTACATGACGTTTACCGAACAAAATGCTACTATCTTGCCGTACATAACATTTACCGAACCATAGGCTCT from Mytilus trossulus isolate FHL-02 chromosome 8, PNRI_Mtr1.1.1.hap1, whole genome shotgun sequence includes the following:
- the LOC134681383 gene encoding potassium voltage-gated channel protein Shaw-like isoform X1 gives rise to the protein MTLTHFLSLPTRRKSTFQGHDDRGGTSRHSLAQPQLSNYQLQLAAHLNRFVQATGEVVKINVGGQLFQTYRSTLQNIPRTRLSELETTSPNYDTETKSYFFDRNPAIFQCVLDFYRDGVMHIPRDVCVRQIENDLSFWGLAFSNLADCCRRYLEESLNDIASYEALIDEVRNVPRNLYSVHSKTYNHYEYSSWRIRLWEFLDDFTSSKCAKIWHAVYMILVMISILSFFCATLSECRVSLDESIYRFGSTTNTTQEITSDEIPKIKKLLNTVPHPVLQIIELACLIFFTVEFVFRFVVCPWKLRLLKNVTTLIDMLYILPAWMVLFVEVTHGTFWHTKNGVTLFIVIEAIEIFRVLRIFRFIKHHQGLRILYLAIKSSMPELSLLLVFVVFNTTIFASFIYCAEAFTPDNFDNAFHGMWWALITMTTVGYGDMYPKSWLGYIVGSFCAVLGIIMIQMPVPIIVSNFHAYYRLRFSNDISEKKEDSSNVELPQPVLPFEDVYNSQTSIPGTSVKSSEVSASPPESRSSSPEPPPRNRMWLPPINKVSVVIDSKHTLETEIEECL
- the LOC134681383 gene encoding potassium voltage-gated channel subfamily C member 3-like isoform X2; the protein is MAHYSMASHTRPPPGKSMGWKDLIKKITQTTKEEKSNTIIINVGGEVFKTSKDHFKRFPKTRLADLDANSGTYEESTNSYFFDRNPVLFHYILDYYKSGELHIPHNVCYRLVESELSYWQIEYSEMTDCCKKMVEEDFDEYASEESLQQELKVQPKIYSSQSKHVPDYISNWRIRTWEFLDDQCSSTKATKIWHAVYMILVMISILSFFCATLSECRVSLDESIYRFGSTTNTTQEITSDEIPKIKKLLNTVPHPVLQIIELACLIFFTVEFVFRFVVCPWKLRLLKNVTTLIDMLYILPAWMVLFVEVTHGTFWHTKNGVTLFIVIEAIEIFRVLRIFRFIKHHQGLRILYLAIKSSMPELSLLLVFVVFNTTIFASFIYCAEAFTPDNFDNAFHGMWWALITMTTVGYGDMYPKSWLGYIVGSFCAVLGIIMIQMPVPIIVSNFHAYYRLRFSNDISEKKEDSSNVELPQPVLPFEDVYNSQTSIPGTSVKSSEVSASPPESRSSSPEPPPRNRMWLPPINKVSVVIDSKHTLETEIEECL